In Ascaphus truei isolate aAscTru1 chromosome 7, aAscTru1.hap1, whole genome shotgun sequence, one genomic interval encodes:
- the HORMAD1 gene encoding HORMA domain-containing protein 1 produces the protein MATAQMHRNTVSSVVLPNRVATEQQSLVLVKRLLAVSVSCITYLRGLFPEYAYGTRYLEDICVKILREDKSCPGSTQLVKWMLGCYDALQRKYLRMVVLAIYTNPEDPQTVTECYQFKFKYTSSGPVMDFTSHKNSSSSSCLDVKKASILLVRKLYVLMQNLGPLPNDVCLTMKLFYYDEVTPKDYQPPGFKEGDSEGMMFEGEPMYLNVGEVATPYHVLKVKVTTEKERMENIEKNILKDGETKPPTQPIRLDLEEAENPERPMNEDLAEDNNEVGEKNAIESLKVEDLRLTCEEDETMRSDESQSAINTHSQTEQTLQAIPSPTECRLKTRSGRIFQNLDHASNSKTVQKSKSSQQSKKRNRPDKPTQPFEISGSQDEPTVSKRRKFSEPKEPF, from the exons ATGGCAACGGCTCAGATGCACAGGAACACTGTG AGCTCAGTGGTCCTTCCCAATCGAGTAGCTACGGAGCAGCAGTCCCTGGTTCTCGTTAAGAGGCTCCTCGCTGTGTCAGTTTCCTGCATCACATACCTGAGGGGCCTGTTTCCTGAATATGCTTATGGAACAAGATATCTAGAGG ACATTTGCGTCAAGATCCTCAGAGAAGATAAGAGCTGTCCTGGCTCCACGCAGCTAGTAAAATG GATGTTAGGTTGTTATGATGCCTTGCAGAGAAAATAT TTGAGAATGGTTGTACTAGCA ATTTATACAAACCCAGAAGATCCACAG actGTTACAGAATGCTATCAGTTTAAATTTAAGTATACTTCCAGTGGACCCGTCATGGATTTCACAAG CCATAAGAACAGCTCCAGCTCATCCTGCTTGGATGTAAAGAAAGCCAGCATCCTGCTTGTGCGCAAGTTGTACGTCCTTATGCAGAACCTGGGCCCTTTGCCAAATGACGTCTGTTTAACTATGAAGCTTTTCTATTATGATGAAG TTACCCCGAAAGACTACCAGCCTCCCGGCTTCaaggagggggacagtgagggCATGATGTTTGAGGGGGAACCCATGTACCTAAACGTGGGCGAGGTGGCGACTCCTTATCATGTCCTGAAAGTGAAAGTCACCACAGAGAAAGAAAGGATGGAGAACATTGAGAAGAACATCCTTAAAGATGGGGAGACAAAGCCTCCCACACAGCCTATCAGACTGGACCTGGAGGAAGCGGAAAATCCAGAGCGTCCTATGAAT GAGGATTTGGCTGAAGATAATAACGAAGTAGGGGAGAAAAATGCCATTGAATCTCTGAAAGTTGAAG ATCTACGTCTAACTTGTGAAGAAGATGAAACAATGAGGTCTGATGAAAGCCAGAGCGCAATTAATACTCACTCCCAG ACTGAGCAGACATTGCAAGCAATTCCAAGTCCAACAGAGTGTCGCCTTAAAACGAGGAGCGGGAGGATCTTCCAGAACCTG GATCATGCATCAAACTCCAAGACAGTACAAAAGAGCAAGAGTTCCCAACAAAGCAAGAAGAGAAACCGGCCCGATAAACCT ACCCAGCCCTTCGAAATCTCCGGGAGTCAAGATGAACCCACAGTGTCAAAGAGAAGAAAGTTTAGTGAACCAAAAGAGCCCTTTTAA